Genomic window (Chloroflexota bacterium):
GCCTGACAGTATGCGCCGTCCGGGGCCATCATCTCTTCGTCACAGTACGGACAGAAAAGCCGTTTCTTTTCCTCTTGCTCTGCCATTACTTCTTCCCCCCTTTTGCCTGTTTTTTCCGGTAATTGTCTATCGCTTTACTCAAAGCTTGGGCACCAAGGTTAGAGCAATGAAACTTGTTTTGGGGTAACCCGCCAAGTTCCTCCGCGACTAATCGAGGAGTGATTTTCTTGGCCTCATCAAGTGTTTTCCCCATTGCCATCTCACTGACCATGCTGGAAACGGCAATGGCCGCCCCGCAGCCGAAGGTCTTGAACTTTACGTCTTCCAGTCGATTGCCATTCACCTTTATGTAAAACGTCATTATATCCCCGCACACCGGATTACCGACTTCCCCAACGCCGTCCGGGTTCTCTATCTCACCGACGTTGCGCGGGTTCATGAAGTGCTCCATTACTTTCTCACTATAAATCGGCATATTAATGGCCTCCTTTGCCCGTTTTGGTGAACTTTGCATACAGTGGCGACATCTGCCGCAGCCTTTCCACAATCGGCGGCATCACTTCAAGCACATAATCTACATCTTCTTCAGCATTGTCAATGCCAAAGGTAAAAAGGACAGAGCCCTGGGCTATTTCATGTGACAATCCCATGGCGATAAGCACGTGTGAAGCCTTGAGTGCCCTGGAGGTGCAGGCCGAGCCGCTAGTGACCGCCACTCCCTGGCTGTTCAGGAGCATGAGCATGGACTCCCCTTCAATGAACTCAACACAGAAGCTGGCATTCCCGGGCAATCTATTTTCCGGGTGACCGGTAACTACCATATGGTCGATTCTTGCAGGTAGCTCGGCAAGCAGACGCTCGCGCAGATGGCTCAGATGTTTCACTCTGGATGCCATATCGTTTTTCGCCAGTTCCGCGGCCTTTCCCAGCCCGACAACTGCGGGCACATTCTCGGTGCCGGCGCGCCTGCCTCCCTCCTGGACTCCACCGTCGAGAAGAGGCATGATACGCACACCCTTGCGTACATAGAGCGCACCAATACCTTTTGGCCCGTAGAACTGGTTTCCGGCCAGGCTCAGTGCATCAACACCTAACTCTTGTACATTTACCGGTATTGTACCGGCGGTAACGATAGCGTCGGTGTGAAACGGTATATTATGCTCTCTGGTTATCCCGGCGATTTCCTCAATGGGCTCGATGGTGCCCACTTCCCCATTGGCGTGCATAATGGAAACGAGCACCGTGTCCTTCCGAATACGTTTTCTCACTTCATCAGGGTCGACCATGCCGTAACGGTCGACAGGGACCTCAGTAAGTTTAAATCCCCACTTCTCAAGCGTTTTCGCCGAATGAAGCACTGAGAAATGCTCGATTGCCGAGACGATAATGTGCTTTCCCTTGCTCTGCTGTGCGAGGGCCATTCCTTTCACGGCAAAGTTGTTGCTCTCGGTGCCACTTCCGGTGAAGATTATCTCATCAGCGCCAGCACCGATAAGCTGTGCCACTTGTTCCCGTGCCGTGTCCATGGCCTCCCGTGCGGCATCACCCCAGTCATGCAGACAGGAAGGATTGCCGAATAGTTCATCGAGATAAGGCAACATTGCCTCCCTGACTTCCGGGAGGAGAGGAGTTGTCGCGGCGTGGTCCAGATATACTTTTCTCATCAATTCATCTTGTAAGCGGCTAAACGGTCATTTAGCGCCATTATTCTTTAAGCTTCTTTCGAAGGTCATGCAGCAGTTCCTGCTCAATTTCAGCATGTGCTTCCATCAGTTTGCGCGTA
Coding sequences:
- the nifU gene encoding Fe-S cluster assembly scaffold protein NifU, with the protein product MYSEKVMEHFMNPRNVGEIENPDGVGEVGNPVCGDIMTFYIKVNGNRLEDVKFKTFGCGAAIAVSSMVSEMAMGKTLDEAKKITPRLVAEELGGLPQNKFHCSNLGAQALSKAIDNYRKKQAKGGKK
- a CDS encoding cysteine desulfurase, which codes for MRKVYLDHAATTPLLPEVREAMLPYLDELFGNPSCLHDWGDAAREAMDTAREQVAQLIGAGADEIIFTGSGTESNNFAVKGMALAQQSKGKHIIVSAIEHFSVLHSAKTLEKWGFKLTEVPVDRYGMVDPDEVRKRIRKDTVLVSIMHANGEVGTIEPIEEIAGITREHNIPFHTDAIVTAGTIPVNVQELGVDALSLAGNQFYGPKGIGALYVRKGVRIMPLLDGGVQEGGRRAGTENVPAVVGLGKAAELAKNDMASRVKHLSHLRERLLAELPARIDHMVVTGHPENRLPGNASFCVEFIEGESMLMLLNSQGVAVTSGSACTSRALKASHVLIAMGLSHEIAQGSVLFTFGIDNAEEDVDYVLEVMPPIVERLRQMSPLYAKFTKTGKGGH